From the Bacillota bacterium genome, one window contains:
- the fliJ gene encoding flagellar export protein FliJ, with the protein MKPFRFRFEKVLHIRQTREKSSRSRFALALRAWRAAEKALERAHTDHQDALEAMATARAGGNLSEVLLLEPGIRATASRLRHQAERTREAAREASLRREDLVVATRARRVVEKLRERRRWAHLYQENWEEQKHLDEVAIQFTDRVRKPTERR; encoded by the coding sequence ATGAAGCCCTTCCGTTTCCGCTTCGAAAAGGTGTTGCACATCAGGCAGACCAGGGAGAAGTCCAGCCGTAGCCGCTTTGCCCTGGCCCTGCGCGCCTGGCGGGCGGCGGAGAAGGCCCTGGAACGGGCACACACCGATCATCAGGATGCCCTGGAGGCCATGGCCACGGCGCGGGCGGGGGGCAACCTGTCCGAGGTGCTGCTCCTGGAGCCCGGGATCAGGGCTACCGCCAGCCGCCTGCGCCACCAGGCGGAGCGCACGCGGGAGGCGGCTCGGGAGGCATCTCTGCGCAGGGAGGATCTGGTGGTGGCAACCCGCGCCCGGCGCGTGGTGGAAAAGCTGCGCGAACGCAGGCGCTGGGCCCATCTTTACCAGGAGAACTGGGAAGAGCAGAAACACCTTGACGAAGTTGCCATCCAGTTCACCGATCGGGTGAGAAAACCCACGGAAAGGAGGTGA
- a CDS encoding FliH/SctL family protein encodes MSRASVALIKKHLAALAGSRPVVVAPPADLMGPGAATESACCPAADAVAPPGHTGSGGAQPAGADLALEAGRGAPGAAVENDVGVLPGGDREAEVARMVEAARAEALRIHREARERGEKEGWESGFAAGQQAAWAQVRQEAEEAMHAALAILEDARRERLVILRQAQQDVVRMALDLAARVLEREVSLSPEVVREQAAALVRRLEQGEKATLHVHPDDVPLIQPWLPELAQACGASLEAVADPAVGRGGVMVETQHGYLDGRLDRQLRRLGEALLTLTSTLPDPGEATEQNAPVLGGQREGQCAPEVGGEGDGQDAG; translated from the coding sequence TTGTCTAGGGCAAGCGTCGCCCTCATCAAGAAGCATCTGGCCGCACTGGCCGGTTCCCGTCCGGTGGTGGTGGCACCCCCGGCTGACCTCATGGGGCCGGGTGCCGCTACTGAATCGGCCTGCTGCCCGGCTGCGGATGCTGTAGCGCCACCGGGACACACGGGTTCGGGCGGTGCGCAACCCGCGGGGGCCGACCTGGCCCTGGAGGCTGGCCGTGGCGCTCCCGGGGCCGCGGTGGAAAACGACGTGGGAGTGCTGCCCGGCGGGGACAGGGAGGCCGAGGTGGCCAGGATGGTGGAGGCGGCGCGGGCCGAGGCCCTCAGGATACACCGGGAAGCGCGGGAGCGGGGTGAAAAGGAAGGTTGGGAATCGGGATTTGCGGCCGGACAGCAGGCGGCCTGGGCCCAGGTGCGCCAGGAAGCCGAGGAGGCCATGCACGCGGCGCTGGCCATTCTGGAGGATGCCCGCAGGGAACGCCTGGTCATACTGCGTCAGGCCCAGCAGGACGTGGTGCGGATGGCCCTTGACCTGGCGGCCCGCGTCCTGGAGCGGGAAGTGAGCCTTTCGCCCGAGGTGGTGCGGGAGCAGGCGGCTGCCCTTGTACGCCGGCTGGAACAGGGGGAGAAGGCGACCCTGCACGTCCACCCCGACGACGTACCCCTTATCCAGCCCTGGTTGCCAGAACTTGCACAGGCATGTGGTGCCTCCCTGGAGGCGGTGGCAGACCCCGCCGTGGGCAGGGGCGGGGTCATGGTGGAAACGCAACATGGCTACCTCGACGGCAGGCTGGACAGGCAGTTGCGACGCCTGGGAGAGGCGTTGCTGACCTTGACCAGCACCCTGCCCGACCCCGGCGAAGCCACCGAGCAGAATGCGCCCGTGCTGGGAGGTCAACGAGAGGGGCAATGTGCGCCCGAGGTGGGGGGTGAAGGCGACGGGCAGGATGCCGGCTAG
- a CDS encoding flagellar hook-length control protein FliK: protein MDPIVTAELLDAGVVTLPAVPASGKAQRPSCPTGDFDLALAALLGPVALVLAGQSSSVLPGDPQPALSQNQGATRDGKANPGLAPPPPGVPGAEIPSSTVQPIAAGPATATASVPPEARSASLVPVPAGGTAVPGVAGGGEAPGRPDGRMDARLVNVRITGYVPAGQPERPAVAPTLLPDQPAMAPTLRLGQGALPPAAPAGGEMGPTTGLTVAGAGQAGLPRPDAGAPAGSDAVVAPPGSDAVGAHGSVQSGVGVASAPEDRGTRSAVDQPSTAGSREDKAVLRDSTGQDRSAGEQREVVTYRAGAEPLPAVTGRAEQEATGVSPRGSDVPLPRQHPGAVPRYGDWPGHRPAELEVHIDGGDLGPVTVWVAERHGKVAARFVVEDGNVSGLLQRNMPELQARLEQAGLVAGQLEVSLGESGYRDRRSPPDAWRGPDRLGGVGPGPGRLRAPPVTLAATSGRVARCPGTGVSNLDVLM from the coding sequence TTGGACCCCATCGTTACGGCAGAACTTCTGGATGCTGGCGTCGTAACCCTGCCCGCCGTTCCGGCATCCGGCAAGGCCCAGCGCCCCTCCTGTCCCACCGGGGACTTCGACCTGGCGCTGGCCGCCCTGCTGGGGCCGGTGGCCCTGGTCCTTGCCGGACAGTCCAGCTCGGTGCTCCCCGGGGACCCTCAACCTGCCCTGTCGCAGAATCAAGGTGCCACGCGGGACGGCAAAGCGAACCCGGGACTCGCGCCGCCGCCTCCCGGGGTGCCCGGCGCAGAGATACCTTCATCGACCGTCCAACCGATCGCTGCAGGGCCTGCCACCGCGACTGCCTCCGTTCCCCCGGAGGCGAGGTCAGCATCTCTGGTACCCGTGCCCGCAGGTGGGACGGCGGTACCGGGTGTTGCCGGGGGTGGCGAGGCACCGGGGCGCCCTGACGGGCGGATGGATGCCCGCCTGGTGAACGTGCGGATCACCGGCTACGTGCCTGCTGGGCAGCCCGAGAGGCCGGCCGTCGCCCCCACCTTACTGCCGGACCAGCCCGCCATGGCCCCGACCTTGCGTCTGGGCCAGGGTGCATTACCCCCGGCCGCCCCGGCTGGGGGTGAGATGGGCCCGACTACGGGCCTGACGGTGGCAGGAGCGGGCCAGGCCGGGCTGCCCCGACCTGACGCGGGGGCGCCCGCGGGGAGTGATGCAGTGGTTGCGCCCCCGGGGAGTGATGCGGTGGGTGCGCACGGTTCCGTGCAGTCGGGCGTTGGCGTCGCCAGTGCTCCGGAGGACAGGGGCACACGGAGTGCAGTTGATCAGCCCAGTACGGCCGGGTCTCGCGAGGACAAGGCTGTCCTGCGCGACAGCACCGGGCAGGACCGGAGTGCCGGCGAGCAGCGAGAGGTGGTGACCTATCGTGCGGGTGCCGAGCCCTTGCCCGCGGTGACCGGCCGGGCAGAGCAGGAAGCGACGGGGGTATCCCCGCGGGGCTCCGACGTGCCTCTTCCCCGGCAGCATCCCGGGGCGGTGCCGCGGTACGGTGACTGGCCCGGTCACCGGCCTGCCGAGCTGGAAGTGCATATTGACGGGGGTGATCTGGGGCCGGTGACCGTGTGGGTGGCCGAACGCCACGGGAAGGTGGCAGCCCGCTTCGTGGTGGAGGATGGTAACGTCTCCGGCCTCCTGCAGCGGAACATGCCCGAACTGCAGGCCCGCCTCGAGCAGGCCGGGCTGGTGGCTGGCCAACTGGAAGTGTCGCTGGGAGAATCCGGATACCGCGATCGCCGATCACCTCCTGACGCCTGGCGAGGGCCTGACCGGCTGGGGGGCGTCGGGCCGGGTCCGGGGCGGCTCCGGGCCCCTCCGGTTACACTGGCGGCCACGTCGGGCCGGGTGGCCCGGTGTCCGGGGACCGGTGTGAGCAACCTGGACGTGCTCATGTGA
- the hslU gene encoding ATP-dependent protease ATPase subunit HslU → MDDLTPREIVAELDRYIVGQDEAKRAVAIALRNRMRRRRLPPEMQEEVAPKNILMIGPTGVGKTEIARRLARLVNAPFVKVEATKFTEVGYVGRDVDAMVRDLVEASIRMVKQERMEEVKERAEQLAEERLLDILAPLPHREPVPRNPLEALFGQLAHERVEPGDFEERLRQARAERRIVEKRLAAGELEGELVEIEVEDASAPMVDIFSPAGVEELTINFQDMLGGLFPKRKRKRKVTVAQARRILAQEEAQKLIDMDAAISDAIFRAEQYGIIFIDEIDKIAGREAGVGPDVSREGVQRDILPIVEGCTVNTKYGPVKTDHILFIAAGAFHVSKPSDLIPELQGRFPIRVELKALTKEDFKRILVEPQNSLVKQYRALLATEGVEVEFLDEALDEIAELAWQVNGQTENIGARRLHTVMEKLLEDLSFEAGETGPRRVVIDRNYVREKLVDLVKDTDLSRYIL, encoded by the coding sequence GTGGATGATCTTACTCCCCGGGAGATAGTGGCTGAACTGGACAGGTACATCGTCGGACAGGACGAAGCCAAGCGGGCGGTGGCGATTGCCCTGCGCAATCGCATGCGGCGTCGGCGTTTGCCACCGGAGATGCAGGAGGAAGTGGCCCCCAAGAACATCCTCATGATAGGGCCCACGGGGGTGGGCAAGACCGAGATCGCCCGCCGCCTGGCGCGCCTGGTTAACGCGCCCTTCGTGAAGGTGGAAGCCACCAAATTCACTGAGGTGGGGTACGTGGGCCGGGACGTGGACGCCATGGTGCGCGACCTGGTGGAAGCGTCCATCCGCATGGTGAAGCAGGAACGTATGGAGGAAGTGAAGGAGAGGGCAGAGCAGTTGGCGGAAGAGCGCCTGCTGGACATCCTGGCCCCGCTTCCCCACCGGGAGCCGGTTCCCCGCAATCCCCTGGAGGCCCTGTTCGGCCAGCTTGCCCACGAACGAGTCGAACCCGGGGATTTTGAGGAGCGGCTGCGGCAGGCCCGGGCCGAGCGCCGCATCGTCGAAAAGCGACTGGCGGCGGGCGAACTGGAAGGTGAACTGGTGGAGATAGAGGTAGAGGATGCTTCCGCCCCCATGGTGGACATCTTTTCGCCGGCCGGAGTGGAAGAGCTGACCATCAACTTCCAGGATATGCTCGGGGGTCTATTCCCGAAGCGCAAGAGGAAGCGCAAGGTTACGGTGGCGCAGGCGCGCCGCATCCTGGCCCAGGAAGAGGCCCAGAAACTCATCGACATGGATGCGGCCATTTCAGACGCCATCTTCCGGGCCGAGCAGTACGGGATCATCTTCATCGACGAGATCGACAAGATCGCGGGACGGGAGGCAGGGGTGGGCCCCGATGTCTCCCGGGAAGGGGTGCAGCGGGACATCCTGCCCATCGTGGAGGGCTGCACGGTGAACACCAAGTACGGTCCCGTGAAGACCGACCACATCCTGTTCATCGCCGCAGGGGCGTTTCACGTTTCCAAGCCCTCGGACCTCATCCCCGAACTGCAGGGCCGGTTCCCTATCCGGGTAGAACTGAAGGCCCTGACCAAGGAGGACTTCAAACGCATCCTGGTGGAGCCGCAGAACTCCCTGGTCAAGCAGTACCGGGCCCTGCTGGCCACCGAGGGCGTGGAAGTGGAATTCCTGGACGAGGCCCTGGACGAGATAGCGGAGCTGGCCTGGCAGGTCAACGGGCAGACGGAGAACATCGGGGCCAGGCGGCTCCATACCGTGATGGAGAAGCTCCTCGAGGACCTCTCTTTTGAAGCGGGCGAAACGGGTCCCCGCCGGGTGGTCATCGACCGCAACTACGTGCGTGAGAAGCTGGTCGACCTGGTCAAGGACACCGATTTGAGCCGGTATATACTCTAA
- the flgC gene encoding flagellar basal body rod protein FlgC, producing the protein MELFRAMDTSASALTAQRLRMEVTAANLANAESTRTPEGGPYRRRVVRLGERPPAPPAGESWGRTLALAAGMPSRTASTRGGGGTRVLAISEDPTPLRREFRPGHPDADASGYVLMPNVNPALEMVELIAASRAYEASLATLETTKSMVQRTLDLGRR; encoded by the coding sequence ATGGAACTGTTCCGGGCCATGGATACGAGTGCCTCGGCACTGACCGCCCAGCGTCTGCGCATGGAGGTGACGGCGGCGAATCTGGCCAACGCTGAGTCCACGCGCACCCCCGAGGGGGGGCCCTACCGGCGCCGGGTGGTGCGGCTGGGCGAGCGACCCCCGGCACCGCCGGCCGGGGAAAGCTGGGGGCGGACCCTGGCCCTGGCTGCGGGCATGCCGTCGCGGACGGCTTCAACCCGGGGGGGAGGGGGAACCCGGGTACTGGCCATCAGTGAGGACCCCACGCCCCTGCGCAGGGAGTTCCGCCCGGGTCATCCGGACGCCGATGCTTCGGGGTACGTGCTGATGCCCAATGTCAACCCGGCCCTGGAGATGGTGGAACTCATCGCCGCCAGCAGGGCATACGAAGCCAGTTTGGCCACCCTGGAGACGACCAAGTCCATGGTCCAGCGCACCCTCGACCTGGGGCGCCGCTGA
- the fliF gene encoding flagellar basal-body MS-ring/collar protein FliF, translating into MAGWRDLGSRGLAWWRGLSHGARTLLGLGLVAVVLAGGLMAFLSQPRFVPLYTGLDITDAARITEKLGEQGVPYRLRDEGRTVLVPAQQVYRARLSLAAQGLPRQGTVGFEILDKPPLGATESDRRLAYLRALQGELARTITQVEGVEQARVHIVVPEPRLFASQEHPVTAAVLLKLRPGTELGVEQVRGIVHLVTHSVEGLRPDGVSVVDQYGRVLSAQVVDDTSPSGTADRLLEVQRQFQAHMEQRLQSLLEQVLGLGNVVTRVTAELNFDSRTVERQLFEPGPDDGVVRSIQELEETFSGQAGSLPPTNGNVPGYQVGGSEGPVSYQRREVTRNLEVGQVREQMVVMPGSVRRLSVAVVVNRELEPAQQEAIGRLVAAAIGSDPARQDQITVLGIPFATRWVDLEEKPTTPPAAVRLPDWRYLAAGGGGVVVLLFARWLRGRRRRRLVRAPEPAVVPAPTPVAGAEPTRAAAPEEPEGLADEARLRAEVEKLARKSPETVAQLIRAWMAEE; encoded by the coding sequence GTGGCGGGGTGGAGGGATCTGGGGAGCAGGGGTCTGGCGTGGTGGCGCGGGCTTTCCCACGGCGCCAGAACGCTCCTGGGGTTGGGCCTGGTGGCGGTGGTGCTGGCAGGCGGTTTGATGGCGTTCCTGTCCCAGCCCCGTTTCGTCCCCCTGTACACCGGGCTCGATATCACCGACGCCGCCCGCATTACCGAGAAGCTGGGTGAGCAGGGTGTGCCCTACCGTTTGCGGGATGAGGGGCGCACGGTACTGGTTCCCGCCCAGCAGGTCTACCGGGCCCGGCTGAGCCTGGCCGCCCAGGGCCTGCCCAGGCAGGGTACGGTGGGGTTTGAGATTCTGGACAAGCCCCCCCTGGGCGCCACTGAATCTGACCGACGCCTGGCTTACCTGCGTGCTTTGCAGGGGGAGCTGGCCCGCACCATCACCCAGGTGGAGGGGGTAGAGCAGGCCCGGGTACATATCGTGGTGCCCGAGCCCCGGTTGTTCGCCAGCCAGGAACACCCGGTCACCGCAGCCGTGCTGCTCAAGCTGCGTCCGGGCACAGAACTGGGGGTGGAGCAGGTGCGCGGCATCGTCCACCTGGTCACCCACAGTGTAGAAGGGCTGCGTCCGGACGGGGTTTCCGTGGTAGACCAGTACGGGCGGGTGCTATCGGCGCAGGTGGTGGACGACACCTCCCCGTCGGGGACGGCTGACCGGTTGCTGGAGGTGCAGCGCCAGTTCCAGGCTCATATGGAGCAACGCCTGCAGTCCCTGCTGGAGCAGGTGCTGGGCCTGGGGAATGTGGTGACCCGGGTGACGGCGGAACTCAACTTCGACAGCCGCACGGTGGAGCGCCAGCTCTTCGAGCCGGGACCGGACGATGGCGTGGTACGCAGCATCCAGGAGCTGGAGGAAACGTTTTCGGGTCAGGCCGGCAGCCTGCCTCCCACGAATGGTAATGTACCTGGATACCAGGTGGGAGGTTCGGAGGGACCGGTCTCCTACCAGCGGCGAGAGGTGACCCGCAACCTGGAAGTGGGACAGGTGCGGGAGCAAATGGTGGTGATGCCGGGGAGCGTGCGGCGGCTGTCGGTAGCGGTGGTGGTGAACCGGGAACTCGAGCCCGCCCAGCAGGAAGCGATCGGCAGGCTGGTGGCGGCAGCCATCGGTTCCGACCCGGCCCGCCAGGACCAGATCACCGTGCTGGGCATTCCCTTCGCGACCCGCTGGGTCGATCTGGAGGAGAAACCAACCACCCCGCCTGCGGCAGTGCGCCTGCCCGATTGGCGGTATCTGGCAGCAGGCGGAGGAGGTGTGGTGGTCTTGCTGTTTGCCCGGTGGCTGCGGGGGAGGAGGCGCCGGCGGCTGGTGCGCGCGCCCGAACCGGCAGTGGTTCCCGCCCCCACCCCGGTGGCCGGAGCAGAACCCACCCGGGCGGCGGCACCGGAGGAGCCGGAGGGGCTCGCCGACGAAGCCCGCCTGCGGGCAGAGGTAGAAAAGCTGGCGCGTAAGTCGCCCGAGACGGTTGCCCAGCTCATCAGGGCCTGGATGGCGGAGGAATGA
- the flgB gene encoding flagellar basal body rod protein FlgB, with protein sequence MGEPFSTWQVRGLERALSAAARRHEALANNVANADTPGYKRQDVHFLGELRRAQERLALTRSHPNHLGGAGGAVSARVVRDTTTGRPDGNNVDIEFELASLAENGLWYQALLRQLGAKFSMWRTVITEGRK encoded by the coding sequence ATGGGTGAACCATTCTCTACCTGGCAGGTACGGGGGCTAGAACGGGCTCTCAGTGCGGCCGCGCGCCGTCACGAGGCGCTCGCGAACAACGTGGCCAATGCGGATACCCCCGGATATAAGCGCCAGGATGTTCATTTTCTGGGGGAGCTGCGCCGGGCCCAGGAACGGCTTGCCCTCACCCGCAGCCATCCCAACCACCTGGGAGGTGCGGGTGGCGCCGTTTCTGCCCGGGTAGTGAGGGACACGACCACCGGTCGACCGGACGGAAACAACGTGGATATAGAATTCGAGCTGGCCTCCCTGGCGGAAAATGGCCTCTGGTACCAGGCCCTTCTCCGACAGCTGGGGGCCAAGTTTTCCATGTGGCGGACCGTGATCACGGAAGGGAGGAAATAG
- the fliG gene encoding flagellar motor switch protein FliG, whose protein sequence is MLRTPAGRQKAAMLLISLGPEISAQVFRHLREEEIEQLTLEIANVRKVPPEARARVFEEFMQMSYAREYMARGGIEYAKELLEKALGTQKALDILHRLTATLQVRPFDFARKTDPGQLRNFIQNEHPQTIALVLAYLQPEQAAAILSALPPELQADVARRIALMDRTSPEIIREVERVLERKLSSLTTQDFAAAGGLEAVVEVLNRVDRSTEKSIMETLGINDPQLAEEIKKRMFLFEDIVTLDDRSVQRILREVDLNRDLPMALKVASEEVKHKVFRNLSKRAVENLKENMDYLGPVRLREVEEAQQKIVNIIRRLEEEGEVVIARGGGEEIVV, encoded by the coding sequence ATGCTCAGGACCCCCGCCGGGAGGCAAAAAGCGGCCATGCTGCTCATCTCCCTGGGGCCGGAAATATCGGCTCAGGTGTTCCGGCACCTGCGGGAAGAGGAGATAGAGCAACTGACCCTCGAGATCGCCAACGTGCGCAAGGTACCGCCCGAGGCCCGGGCGCGGGTGTTCGAGGAATTCATGCAGATGTCCTACGCCCGCGAATACATGGCCCGGGGCGGCATCGAATACGCCAAGGAGCTGCTGGAGAAGGCTCTGGGAACCCAGAAGGCGCTCGACATCCTGCACCGCCTCACCGCCACCCTGCAGGTGCGTCCCTTCGATTTCGCCCGCAAGACCGACCCCGGCCAGTTGCGTAACTTCATCCAGAACGAGCATCCTCAAACCATCGCCCTCGTGCTGGCGTACCTGCAGCCCGAGCAGGCGGCGGCAATCCTCTCCGCCCTGCCTCCCGAGCTGCAGGCGGACGTGGCCCGGCGTATCGCCCTCATGGACCGCACCTCCCCCGAGATCATCCGGGAAGTGGAGAGGGTACTGGAACGCAAGCTGAGTTCCCTCACCACCCAGGACTTCGCCGCCGCCGGAGGGTTGGAAGCGGTGGTAGAAGTGCTCAACCGGGTGGACCGTTCCACCGAGAAGTCCATCATGGAGACCCTGGGGATCAACGATCCCCAACTGGCGGAGGAAATCAAGAAGCGGATGTTCCTGTTCGAGGACATCGTCACCCTGGACGACAGGTCGGTGCAGCGCATCCTGCGCGAGGTCGACCTCAACCGCGACCTGCCCATGGCGCTCAAGGTGGCGTCCGAGGAAGTCAAACACAAGGTCTTCCGGAACCTGTCCAAGCGGGCGGTGGAGAACCTCAAGGAAAACATGGACTACCTGGGGCCCGTGCGCCTGCGCGAGGTGGAGGAGGCCCAGCAGAAGATCGTCAACATCATCCGCCGTTTGGAGGAAGAGGGCGAAGTGGTGATCGCCCGCGGAGGAGGCGAGGAGATCGTTGTCTAG
- a CDS encoding flagellar hook capping FlgD N-terminal domain-containing protein, translating into MYVNGVGGPREAVQISAGVTGRLGSQEFLRLLVAELQHQNPLEPLKDRDFMVQLAQFSSLDTLHRIEAELKSLGQAQQALLLTGQQALGRLEAGAGSLQEIGASLKTLQRIEDHLARLVEVLGGAGEANP; encoded by the coding sequence GTGTATGTGAATGGAGTGGGTGGTCCCCGAGAAGCAGTGCAAATCTCCGCAGGGGTCACGGGCAGGCTGGGCAGCCAGGAATTCCTGCGCCTTCTGGTGGCTGAGCTTCAGCACCAGAACCCCCTGGAACCCCTCAAGGACCGGGACTTCATGGTGCAACTGGCGCAGTTCAGCAGCCTGGACACATTGCACCGTATTGAAGCGGAGCTCAAATCACTGGGCCAGGCGCAGCAGGCCCTTTTGCTGACTGGCCAGCAGGCGCTGGGTCGGCTGGAGGCCGGTGCCGGGAGCCTGCAGGAGATCGGCGCCAGTCTGAAAACCCTGCAGCGCATCGAGGATCACCTGGCCAGGCTGGTTGAGGTGCTGGGCGGTGCGGGGGAGGCTAACCCATGA
- a CDS encoding FliI/YscN family ATPase, with protein MPASLPWDELRELVKRCDPVRRVGVVTQVVGLTVEGHGPGVPVGEVCLVYPGGGQPPVQAEVVGFRQGRTVLMPLGDLSGIGPGCEIEAVGLPLEVEVGPGLRGRVLDGLGRPIDGKGPLRGETRYPVMASPPAPLERRCITEPLWVGLRVIDAVLTCGKGQRVGIFAGSGVGKSVLMGMLARNTRAQVSVIGLVGERGREVKDFLEKDLGPEGLRRAVVVAATSDQPALVRIRAAFVATAIAEYFRDQGQDVLLLMDSVTRFATAQREVGLAIGEPPATRGYTPSVFALLPRLLERSGTSSRGSITGIYTVLVEGDDMNEPVADQVRSILDGHIVLSRDLAAQGHYPAVDVLASVSRLASDLQDEEHQRAVSRLRSVLATYKEAEDLINIGAYVPGSNPAIDYARSRIGAVRAFLRQGTREKADPIEARARLIDMLKDAPE; from the coding sequence ATGCCGGCTAGTCTACCCTGGGACGAGTTACGGGAACTGGTCAAGCGCTGCGATCCCGTGCGCCGCGTGGGAGTGGTAACCCAGGTGGTGGGCTTAACCGTAGAAGGTCACGGGCCCGGCGTGCCGGTGGGAGAGGTCTGCCTGGTGTATCCCGGAGGGGGGCAACCCCCCGTGCAGGCGGAGGTAGTGGGATTCCGCCAGGGTCGCACCGTGCTCATGCCCCTCGGGGACCTCAGTGGTATCGGCCCCGGATGCGAGATCGAGGCGGTGGGGTTGCCCCTGGAGGTGGAAGTGGGGCCCGGTCTGCGGGGCCGGGTGCTGGACGGCCTGGGCCGGCCCATCGACGGCAAGGGACCGTTGCGGGGAGAAACCAGGTATCCGGTGATGGCCAGCCCCCCTGCCCCCCTGGAGCGCCGCTGCATCACCGAGCCCCTCTGGGTGGGCTTGCGCGTTATAGATGCCGTGCTCACGTGCGGCAAGGGACAGCGCGTGGGGATCTTTGCCGGGAGTGGCGTGGGCAAGAGCGTGCTCATGGGCATGCTGGCCCGCAACACCCGGGCCCAGGTGAGCGTGATCGGCCTGGTGGGAGAACGGGGCCGGGAGGTCAAGGATTTCCTGGAAAAGGATCTGGGTCCGGAGGGGTTAAGGAGGGCGGTGGTGGTGGCGGCCACGTCTGATCAGCCCGCCCTGGTACGCATCCGGGCCGCCTTCGTGGCCACGGCCATTGCCGAGTATTTCCGGGACCAGGGCCAGGACGTCCTGCTGCTCATGGATTCCGTCACCCGCTTTGCCACTGCCCAGCGCGAGGTGGGACTGGCCATCGGCGAACCTCCTGCCACCCGGGGGTACACCCCTTCCGTATTTGCCCTGCTCCCCCGGCTGCTGGAAAGGTCGGGTACCTCGTCCCGGGGAAGCATCACCGGCATCTACACCGTGCTGGTAGAGGGCGACGACATGAACGAACCGGTGGCGGACCAGGTGCGCAGCATCCTGGACGGCCACATTGTGCTCTCCCGCGACCTGGCTGCCCAGGGTCACTACCCCGCGGTGGACGTGCTGGCCAGTGTGAGCCGGTTGGCCAGCGACCTGCAGGACGAGGAACATCAACGCGCGGTGTCCCGCTTGAGGTCTGTGCTCGCCACCTACAAAGAAGCCGAGGATCTTATCAACATAGGCGCGTACGTGCCCGGCTCCAACCCCGCCATTGACTACGCGCGCAGCCGTATCGGGGCCGTGCGGGCGTTCCTGCGCCAGGGAACCCGGGAGAAGGCCGACCCGATAGAAGCCCGGGCCCGGCTCATCGACATGCTCAAAGATGCGCCCGAGTGA
- the codY gene encoding GTP-sensing pleiotropic transcriptional regulator CodY, with the protein MSSLLAKTREVNRLLQKAAGRPVDLRDMAEALSDLISCNVYVVDRQGRILGHGLMHQFECEILREEVLDQEKFPEDYNQKILKIEETSPNIRQGPRRCVFSRDKGCMYEAKVTTIVPINGGGERLGTMLLARYGEEFTDDDLVLAEYAATVVAMEMLRAKSEALEEEARKKAAVQVALGTLSFSELEAIRHIFDELKGREGFLVASKIADRVGITRSVIVNALRKFESAGVIESRSLGMKGTYIRVLNDRLLEELNRIKAQRA; encoded by the coding sequence ATGAGTAGTTTGCTGGCCAAGACCCGGGAGGTGAACCGCCTGCTGCAGAAAGCGGCAGGCCGCCCGGTTGATCTCCGGGACATGGCCGAAGCCCTGTCGGATCTGATTTCGTGCAACGTGTACGTGGTGGACCGCCAGGGTCGCATCCTGGGTCACGGTCTCATGCACCAGTTCGAGTGCGAAATCCTCAGGGAGGAGGTCCTTGACCAGGAGAAGTTCCCGGAGGACTACAACCAGAAAATCCTCAAGATCGAGGAGACCTCCCCCAACATCCGCCAGGGGCCGCGGCGGTGCGTGTTCAGCCGCGACAAGGGTTGCATGTATGAGGCGAAGGTCACCACCATCGTCCCCATCAATGGCGGCGGCGAGCGGCTGGGGACCATGCTGCTGGCCCGGTACGGAGAGGAGTTCACCGACGACGACCTGGTGCTGGCCGAATACGCCGCCACCGTGGTGGCCATGGAGATGCTGCGGGCCAAGTCCGAGGCCCTGGAGGAGGAGGCGCGCAAAAAGGCGGCCGTGCAGGTGGCCCTGGGGACGCTTTCTTTCTCCGAACTGGAGGCCATTCGCCACATCTTCGACGAACTCAAGGGGCGGGAGGGCTTCCTGGTAGCGTCCAAGATCGCCGACCGGGTGGGGATCACCCGTTCCGTAATCGTCAATGCCCTGCGCAAGTTCGAAAGCGCGGGAGTTATCGAGTCGCGGTCGCTGGGTATGAAGGGCACCTACATCCGGGTGTTGAACGACCGCCTGCTGGAGGAACTGAACCGCATCAAGGCCCAGCGCGCCTAG
- the fliE gene encoding flagellar hook-basal body complex protein FliE: MTPVSGVSRAGMHLSPVVDQAADAVRGQAGATPPGGSFGQLLGRALEGLSALESRADQLTAMLARGEPVELHEVIIATEKAQLALDLAVQMRNRVVEAYQEIMRMPV, encoded by the coding sequence GTGACTCCAGTAAGCGGGGTATCGCGAGCGGGGATGCATCTCTCTCCGGTGGTGGATCAGGCCGCCGATGCCGTACGCGGCCAGGCAGGTGCCACGCCCCCGGGCGGGTCGTTCGGCCAGTTGCTGGGACGGGCCCTGGAGGGACTCTCCGCCCTGGAAAGCCGGGCGGACCAGCTCACCGCCATGCTGGCGCGGGGCGAGCCCGTGGAACTGCATGAGGTGATCATCGCCACCGAGAAGGCGCAACTGGCCCTGGATCTGGCCGTACAGATGCGCAACCGGGTGGTGGAGGCGTATCAGGAGATCATGAGGATGCCCGTGTGA